Part of the Puntigrus tetrazona isolate hp1 chromosome 10, ASM1883169v1, whole genome shotgun sequence genome is shown below.
ttaaacccaCATGATTCTGCTCATCAGCTCAGTAGTCGAGACTCCAAGACCTGAAATAGGTGTCATACAAAGGAGAGATGCAGAATGTGTAGTGTTGAGGGGGCCTCCAGAAACAGGTTGGTAACCACCGCTCTAGCTGAAACGAACTGCAGTTGCTCTTGGACAGTGATAGTTGAGGCTAATCATAATATGCCGTCAAAGGTTGTACATTACAATTGTGTTTCTGGTGCTTTCATTTATAAAGTCATTCAAGTGCGATGGAATTCATTTCGGGAGACTGGATTAgtgtactaaataaaaacctatgattgttatgtttatttattttttctgtgggTCTGTGGAGATGTTTGGCCTTGCAGTTTTAGAGTCTGCCTTAAGTTCCTACTTTATCATTTTTTCACCCATTttcgctttttttaaaatgtatgttgctAATTACAATGGCTGAGTTACAAgctgagaaaaaaacagcagcgaAAGATATTCAAAATttaagttttgttgttttctgtggGCTCTGTCTTTCCCATAAATTCCAATGAATGAGGGAAAAGCATGAAAGCATTGAAAAAGTGGTCCATACAACCAAGCTTTGtagaaaatgcatgtttatatgctaatttttttttctgaactatTGCAGATGGTTTATTGAGGATGCAGGACAACTGCCTACTCTATagtgcattacaataatccagtCTAGGGGTCATGATGTATCAGGCACGCTTAGCTTGCCAATGTTTCAAAAATAGAAGATGATTTTCAAGAGGTGTCTAATATAACGCCCAGGTCTTTGActttataaaatagaaatgatataTTATTGTCCATTCAATCTCTTATATCTTTAACACATTCCgttcaataattaatttatatctGATTATCATCAGCATGACAGTGACAACTAATCCCAtgttttctaataattttttcaaaagattGCATGCATGTTGAAAACAGCAGAGGGCCTTAAATAGATCCTTGTggcattccatttttttttttttttttaagttactaAGAAATACTTGATGCTTTTACCggagtaatattttattgaagtATCTGTACTTctcatgtgttttatttttatacttcatCCACCTCTGTaaagaagaaaatgattttcatttattgtaaaatagaaTGAATTGAAGAccaattaattttgttttatgttctaCAGGTATTATTGCTCTAGAGATGATTCTCCATTGACCCCTCATTAAAGGTGTGAAatactgcaaacacacacacacaaagacacacacacacacacacacacacacacacacacacacacacacacagagtgatgCAATAGCTCCACAGGTGCAATGCAATGTTCACAACAAACACAATCACGTGCAGTGAAGATTTAACCACAACATGATTGTGTGTTTTCCACCaggtttattataaattaaatataaaacatcttcAAATGATCTCACATTATTTTCCTGTTAATGTTCTTAGGTATCCAATATCCATTGCTTTCGCATACTGTTCCTCCTCAACTTCCTCCACACAAGTCATGAATAATCAGAAAATAAGAGCATAAGATGAAGCCTatttaactgatattttaaaataaaattaaaataaagcataagtAAGATGATTCGGACCTTGAGTTAGCATACATACAGTAGTCCATGATGGAAATGTCATAGCAGCAGAAGATATTACTGCAGTAGTACTGgttatgtacaatatatatgGAATATAGCAAAGCAGATAAACAGTCACAATGATTCCTAATGTTAGCTTTGGTCTTAGTTGTTCTCCTCACTGAACCTTCCATTTCACATTTGCCACCTTTCACTAGAGTGTTTTATAACTTGTACTTACTATGTACAAGTGTTAGTATTGTAAAGTTCCCATTCAAAGCTCTTTATATTGTTCATATTTCTTCATGAAGCAGGCCTATACTGCTGAATTACATATTTACTGCAGCTAGTCAATGAATGTACTTTGATTGTGCCACAGTCACTGACATACACCCATGCAAAGTCATAGCTATTGTAAGTTCATCAGTGGGGGTGAATACAAAATTACATGTATATCATCTAAGAAACTGCTGATCATTAGTACATGATATTTGTCATAAACTTATACTGTACTTAATGGAGATTAGCTGGTCCTGCTTTAAATCAGAGgctatgtatattaaaaaacaacacataatAATGTTTAGGATaataactatattattattttcttcattgATTTGATATATGTGTAccaatttttttcaaacaataaaaatttcaacttaattaaaatattacaatggaATAATTCGGCTCCAGCCTTTAAATCCTCTTGGATGAATCTGAAGTTATCTCTCTAAAGCATGCAGTAATACATTTTGATCATTCACTTTGTAATGAaccatcataaaaataaacactccTACACAGTTCTATATGACTGTCCACTTTTTATGATTGTTATTGATCAATGTTAACAGGGGTTCAACATGACTGATGAAAGTGAAACATTCCTAATTTCCCTAAAATAAGTTTActtgttaaattctgaaaacctaccaaacctgcattttaacattattgtaACAGAccacataatattaaaatacatgtagTTAAATTATAACTATTATGGTTATCAACATTCATGACTTTATAACAACTGGAGTTTATGTCTCACAGTTATGACTTGAGCAGTTTACAATTAATgttctgttaaaatgttaaacagagAGGATGCTgcctgaaatattttcagagttaagatgtgttttactgtctttttaaaccatgcataaaataaagcatagatCATAGGATTCAGACCAGAGTTAAAATACATAACCCATGTCAAAATATGTATGGCTGTGGAAGAGATTACTGTAATAGAACAGATATAGTAAGGAATATAGCAAAGTAGATAAACTGTTACAATGATCCCTAATGTCAGAGCAGCTTTACTCTCAGATTTCCTTCTCAATGAACCTTCATTTACACATCTGCCACTCTTCATCAGAGAGTTTATAACTTTCACTTGCCGGTGTTCCACAAAGAAAATCCTCAAATAAAAAGATATGATCAAGATACAGgggaaaataaaagacatgatCAGATCAGTGACTCTCCAAGCAAAACCCATCAGAACAGAACACTCTCCATAACACACGTCtgttatattaattacaaaggCAGCATTATAAGCTGAGGAGCAAACCCAGCTCAGACAGATGCTTATTAATGTCTTAGTCATTGTTATTTTCTGTGGATACTGTAAAGGGTGACAAACAGCCACATAACGatcaacagcaattaaaactaaattactaaGAGATGCCGAGAGAAGCATTGCAATAAATATTGAGTAGAGTCCACAGAAAGTTTCTCCAAAGTACCAACATGTCTCAATCAGCCTAGTAGCCTCTATGGGCATCACAAGTCCAAGAAGCATGTCAGccacagccagagagagaatgatcAGGTTGGTTGGAGTGTGAAGCTTCTtgaagtgagagatggagatgatcaccaacagattcagaaacacagtcCATGCTGACAGCAATGAAACAAACATATACATGGTATTATATTCGTAACTGGAGTGTTTTCCCTTGATACATGAAGAGTTGATGGCAGGAAAGCAGTATTGAGTCTCATGATCCTCTGTCTCATAGGCCATGAGTGAGTCTCCTCCTGTTAGGAGTTTGTTCTGTTCTCCTTACTgtccttttatttatacagtgtcTGGATCAGACGATCAACCCATCTACCGCCCACTCTGATGCtgcataataataacattattttcctACAACACTTTTAAGCTTAATGTGACTGATGTGATCTAAGACACATTATTTAGGATCTGTACaatattcagtatttattaatgtaatattattattacccTCAGCAAATGTCATAATgaaccaaaaatatttcaaaacaaattttgaaaaaactTGGGTCTGGGTGGAATTCGGCAAGGCCATGGAGAAGGATGATCGGAGTTTCTGGCAAACTGTCCGACGCCTCAGGAGGGAGAAGCAGTACCTGGGCATTGGGGTCCACATGTGCTTTGTGTATCTGGAGAAGGCATTAGACCGAGTCCCTCACGAtttcctgtggggggtgctctgggagtATGGGCGACAGGGCCATTTACTAAGGGCTGTCTGGTCCCTGTATGATtggagcaggagcttggttcgcattgccggcagtaagacagacttgtttccagtgcatgttggaccctggcagggctgccctttgtcaccggtcctgttcattatttttatggataggaTTTCTAAGCGCAGCTGGGGGCCGAAGGaggtattttaatgaaattattttggGGCTGTTAAATGCTACAACTAATACATGACTAATTCAAAGACCTGTTTTATCTGAAAATTTATTGTAcaagaaaatcttaaaaatacatcaactgcaattacaattacagtGGATATAATCAGTCCTGAAGATgacttgaaaaacacaacaattGTAGCAATcatactgtatgtttaatgtcttcATGTTTCCAAACGTCTTTCTggaaaaacaactgtttttatACAGCAATGgctggacatttttttttgtccacacCAACTCTTGAAAACCTCTATGCCAAAACACTGGCCCgaaaaagtgttattaaagtGGTATTAAAAGTGAGGGAGACACTGTATGTAATCTACATAATCTACACCCCTGAGCTGTTGCTTTTAAGCAGGGTCAGTGgatcactgtttttattatttactttaactaTTTACTACaacaattaatgtaataaacCTTTCCAAAAGTCATATTAAAGTTCATAAGCTGATGAAGCTGACTGGACAATCAATAAAAGCAGTTAAAAATGatccttgtttatttatttgcaatatataaattttcatgataaatatatatttttattcctaGGCTGCACTGTTAAGTCCTTTTTGTGCGTGTAACTccattaattaaatgcatttaaggtTAATTTGTAGCTGTattgtttcaaatgtttaacCTTCTGAGGTGTTATAATCATTCACTTTGTGATGAAACACTATGACAATGCATTTTACCTTTATAAATTCTACACATCTAAATTACTGTCTTCTTTTTGTCATTGTGTCACCAGATAAAACATGATTCATGAACGTGTTGTCACTCAGGGCAAGTGAAAAGATAGTTACTGCGGTGATATCTGCATTTGAACAATTCAGAATTTAAAATTTGAACAgcaaacaaacccaaaaacatgctttttaaattacatatagtTTAATACTAAATGTAGTGTGATATATGTCATTCAAAGATGATCAAATCTACCTTTATGAGTGACCTCTTTACAAGTTTATTTACAATTGATGTTCTGTAAAAACATTGACCAGAGAAGATGCTggttgaaatattttcagagttAAGATGTGTTTAACTGTCTTTCTAAACCAAGGGTAAAATAAAGCATAGATAAGAGGATTCAGACCTGAGTTAGTATACATGACCCAtgccaaaatatttttggttgtGGAAGAGTTTACTGATATAGAACAGATATAGTAAGGAATATAGCAAAGCAGATAAACTGTGACAATGATCCCTAATGTCAGAGCAGCTTTACTCTCAGATTTCTTCTTCACTGaacaattatttacatattttccacTCTTCATCATAGAGTTCATAACTGTTACTTGCTGATGTACAACATAAAAATCcttatatataaagttatgatCATGATACaaggaaaaataaaagccaCAAATAAATCTATCACTCTCCAGGCAAAACCCAGCATAACGTCTTTTCTGTTGGAAGTGTCCAAATTTCTGTTTTTGATTACAAAGGCTGTGTTATAAGCTGAGGAGCAAAACCAGCCCAGACAGATGCTGATTAATGTTTTAGTCGTGGTTATTTTCTGTGGATACTGTAAAGGCTGACACACAGCCACAAAACGatcaacagcaattaaaactaaattactaaGAGATGCTGAGAATAGCATTGtcagaaatattaaatagaaagcACAGAAGGTATCTCCTAAGTACCAACACATCTCAATCAGCCTAGTGGCCTCTATGGGCATCACAAGTCCAATAAGCATGTCGGccacagccagagagagaatgatcAGGTTGGTTGGAGTGTGAAGCTTCTtgaagtgagagatggagatgatcaccagcagattcagaaacacagtcCATGCAgacagcaatgaaaaaaaagacatacatGATATTATGTTCAAAACTGGAGCGTTTTCCTTTTGTACACGAGTTCATGGTAGAATAGCAGTATTGAGTCTCATGATCCTCTGTCTCATTAGCCATCAGTGAGTCTGCTCCTGTCAGGAGTTTGTTCTGCTCTCCTTACTGTGCATCAATTTATGCAGTGTCTCTATCAGACTGTTCAACACATCTACTGCCCACTCTGATgtaacttggaaaaaaaaagaaacattggaACTGTTGGAACAGTGTCTCTTCCACAATGTTAAAAAAGTATTGTAGGTGTAAGTGTAAGTTTTAGTTAAatagtaagtgtttttttttattgtatggcCCTTACTTCACTGTTTAGTATTTTGCATTATCAATTAGAACTGATTTTAACACAGGTCTGGTGGTTATTTTAAGCAGCAATCAGCAGCTGTAGAGCACCCTTCTTATGAGTGGCTTTTAAAATTCACTTGAGGGGGCCCTCTTTCTTGTGCACAGCAAAAACATTTCCTCTCACACACTGAAGgtgcagtctgtaactttttatttgtataataaacagaactgtgtGCGTCTTGTACAAGAATATTATAGCCAGATCTACTTCTTTCCTTTTTACGCATATGGTGCAAAGGTGTAAAGAGTAACTGAAAACCATGCATGAGCAAAAGTACAGATACCTTAAAGTGACTAAAAGTAACAAGTCACCAATTCCAAAACAACTTGAGTAAAAGTGTTAACTAGAACAACCAAAAACTAGAaggaatgaaaaacaaaatgatgggCAAACAGACAACCCTTACATTCAATAACTGTAATTGTAAATCAGAGAAATGCTAGGTCCAGGAGCATAATGGCCATTGGGAGTACTGGGAGAATTACCGGTGAGTCTCGAGTAAAGAATCAAGAATTGGAAGGATACAAGTGGAGCAGAGAGGCATAACTGTTCTGTTGAAGACTTCAAGTTCAGGTCAGTTGCATTTGTAAATAGACTTgtttatttcaacattaaacTACTAGCAGTACtgaaaaaatgaccaaaatgaCATCATTATtgttgcaaagaaaaatattcacATCGTCTTATAACAGTTTGGAGAGACTTACCAATTAACCTAGctttactaaaaataactaaatgttaCTATACTTTTACCATATGCCTAATAATACCATTTTTTCACTGTATGTGCTGGTTTGGGCCTCATTGTCAGCTGAAGTCATGTCCTCATCTCATATATAAACACCTGTGATACACATTTACTGGCTGAGAAACTCACATTTACGTAAAGTAAACTAATTGACAAGTTTGGCAAAACGCACAAGATACAGTACTTTCAGTCCCCTGTATTTGGCTGTACCACATCTTTTGTAGCTGAAATAAACTACTGCAGAAAGGTTAGGTGCCATGCAAAATAACACGTAACTGCAATTGAGGggaacattttttgaaaaagagaaccttaaaaaaaatgtcagttgCTCAGTCAGTTGCTATAGTAACTAATACTATTTGCAAGCACATCTGATTAACAGATAaatttgctcttttgttttttaatttgatgttaattcacatacacatttatttgtgt
Proteins encoded:
- the LOC122353069 gene encoding trace amine-associated receptor 13c-like, producing the protein MAYETEDHETQYCFPAINSSCIKGKHSSYEYNTMYMFVSLLSAWTVFLNLLVIISISHFKKLHTPTNLIILSLAVADMLLGLVMPIEATRLIETCWYFGETFCGLYSIFIAMLLSASLSNLVLIAVDRYVAVCHPLQYPQKITMTKTLISICLSWVCSSAYNAAFVINITDVCYGECSVLMGFAWRVTDLIMSFIFPCILIISFYLRIFFVEHRQVKVINSLMKSGRCVNEGSLRRKSESKAALTLGIIVTVYLLCYIPYYICSITVISSTAIHILTWVMYFNSGLNPMIYALFYAWFKKTVKHILTLKIFQAASSLFNILTEH